In Streptomyces sp. SID8374, one genomic interval encodes:
- the rplQ gene encoding 50S ribosomal protein L17: MPRPAKGARLGGSAAHERLLLANLAKSLFEHGRITTTEAKARRLRPVAERLVTKAKKGDIHNRRLVLQTITDKSVVHTLFTEIAPRYENRPGGYTRITKIGNRRGDNAPMAVIELVEALTVAQQATGEAEAATKRAVKEDAAKKDEAPAAESEAVEDAKPVEKADEESKDA, translated from the coding sequence ATGCCGCGTCCCGCAAAGGGTGCCCGTCTGGGCGGCAGCGCCGCGCACGAGCGTCTGCTCCTCGCCAACCTGGCGAAGTCGCTGTTCGAGCACGGCCGCATCACGACGACCGAGGCCAAGGCCCGCCGCCTGCGTCCGGTCGCCGAGCGCCTCGTCACCAAGGCGAAGAAGGGCGACATCCACAACCGTCGCCTGGTGCTCCAGACGATCACGGACAAGAGCGTCGTCCACACGCTCTTCACCGAGATCGCTCCCCGGTACGAGAACCGCCCCGGTGGTTACACGCGTATCACCAAGATCGGCAACCGTCGCGGCGACAACGCCCCGATGGCGGTCATCGAGCTGGTCGAGGCGCTGACCGTGGCCCAGCAGGCCACCGGTGAGGCCGAGGCCGCGACGAAGCGCGCGGTCAAGGAAGACGCCGCCAAGAAGGACGAGGCCCCCGCGGCCGAGTCCGAGGCCGTCGAGGACGCCAAGCCGGTCGAGAAGGCCGACGAGGAGTCCAAGGACGCCTGA
- the rpsM gene encoding 30S ribosomal protein S13 has protein sequence MARVSGVDIPREKRVEVALTYVFGIGRTRSKEILATTGVNPNTRVRDLAEEDLVKIREYVDANLRTEGDLRREIQGDIRRKIEIGCYQGIRHRRGLPVHGQRTSTNARTRKGPRRAIAGKKKPGKK, from the coding sequence ATGGCACGCGTTTCAGGTGTTGACATCCCGCGCGAAAAGCGCGTGGAGGTTGCCCTCACCTACGTCTTCGGTATCGGGCGCACCCGGTCCAAGGAGATCCTCGCCACCACCGGCGTGAACCCCAACACCCGCGTTCGTGACCTGGCCGAAGAGGACCTGGTCAAGATCCGCGAGTACGTGGACGCCAACCTGCGCACCGAGGGTGACCTCCGTCGCGAGATCCAGGGCGACATCCGCCGCAAGATCGAGATCGGCTGCTACCAGGGCATTCGTCACCGCCGCGGTCTGCCGGTCCACGGTCAGCGCACCAGCACGAACGCGCGTACCCGCAAGGGCCCGCGTCGCGCCATCGCCGGTAAGAAGAAGCCGGGCAAGAAGTAG
- the truA gene encoding tRNA pseudouridine(38-40) synthase TruA yields MSDEAEPGFVRVRLDLSYDGKDFSGWAKQTSRRTVQGEIEDALRTVTRSSVTYDLTVAGRTDAGVHARGQVAHVDLPRAVWAEHEEKLLRRLAGRLPPDVRIWRAAPAPPGFNARFSALWRRYAYRVGDRPGGVDPLTRGHVLWHDRPLDVDAMNEAAALMVGEHDFAAYCKKREGATTIRTLQKLSWVRDPASGVLTATVQADAFCHNMVRALIGAALFVGDGRRPAAWPADVLAAKVRDPGVHVVRPHGLTLEEVAYPADELLAARAEEARNVRTLPGAAGCC; encoded by the coding sequence GTGAGTGACGAGGCGGAGCCCGGGTTCGTACGGGTGCGGCTGGACCTGTCGTACGACGGCAAGGACTTCTCCGGCTGGGCGAAGCAGACCAGCCGGCGCACGGTGCAGGGCGAGATCGAGGACGCGCTGCGGACCGTGACCCGGTCTTCGGTGACGTACGACCTGACGGTGGCGGGCCGCACGGACGCCGGGGTGCACGCGCGGGGCCAGGTCGCGCATGTGGACCTGCCCCGGGCGGTGTGGGCCGAGCACGAGGAGAAGCTGCTGCGGCGGCTCGCGGGCAGGCTTCCGCCGGATGTACGGATCTGGCGCGCGGCCCCCGCCCCGCCCGGGTTCAACGCCCGCTTCTCGGCGCTCTGGAGGCGTTACGCCTACCGGGTCGGCGACCGGCCCGGCGGGGTGGACCCGCTGACGCGCGGTCATGTGCTCTGGCACGACCGGCCGTTGGACGTGGACGCGATGAACGAGGCGGCCGCGCTGATGGTGGGCGAGCACGACTTCGCCGCGTACTGCAAGAAGCGCGAGGGCGCGACGACCATCCGTACGCTCCAGAAGCTGAGTTGGGTACGGGACCCGGCATCCGGCGTCCTCACCGCGACCGTGCAGGCGGACGCGTTCTGCCACAACATGGTGCGGGCGCTGATCGGGGCGGCGCTGTTCGTCGGGGACGGCCGCCGCCCGGCCGCCTGGCCCGCCGATGTGCTGGCCGCGAAGGTCCGCGACCCCGGGGTGCACGTGGTGCGGCCGCACGGGCTGACGCTGGAGGAAGTGGCGTACCCGGCGGACGAGTTGCTGGCGGCCCGGGCCGAAGAGGCGCGGAACGTGCGGACGTTGCCGGGGGCGGCTGGGTGCTGCTGA
- a CDS encoding adenylate kinase, whose protein sequence is MRIVLVGPPGAGKGTQAAYLAENLSIPHISTGDLFRANISQGTDLGKQARAYMDAGQLVPDEVTIGMAKDRMAQSDAVNGFLLDGFPRNVGQAEALDVMLKDEGVKLDAVLDLEVPEEEVVKRIAGRRICRNDSAHVFHATYNKPKTEGVCDTCGGELYQRDDDSEETVRTRLEVYHTQTEPIIDYYRAQGLVVTISALGKVTEVTERAMAALKQTDEG, encoded by the coding sequence ATGCGAATCGTCCTCGTCGGGCCTCCGGGTGCCGGCAAGGGAACGCAGGCTGCGTACCTTGCCGAGAACCTGTCGATTCCGCACATCTCCACGGGTGACCTCTTCCGCGCCAACATCAGCCAGGGCACCGACCTTGGCAAGCAGGCCCGCGCCTACATGGACGCAGGCCAGCTGGTGCCGGACGAAGTCACCATCGGGATGGCCAAGGACCGCATGGCCCAGTCGGACGCCGTGAACGGCTTCCTGCTGGACGGCTTCCCGCGGAACGTGGGCCAGGCCGAAGCCCTTGACGTGATGCTCAAGGACGAGGGCGTGAAGCTGGACGCGGTCCTCGATCTCGAGGTCCCCGAGGAAGAGGTCGTGAAGCGGATCGCGGGTCGCCGCATCTGCCGCAACGACAGCGCGCACGTCTTCCACGCCACGTACAACAAGCCGAAGACCGAGGGTGTCTGCGACACCTGCGGCGGCGAGCTGTACCAGCGGGACGACGACAGCGAGGAGACGGTCCGGACGCGGCTGGAGGTCTACCACACGCAGACCGAGCCGATCATCGACTACTACCGGGCCCAGGGCCTGGTGGTGACCATCTCCGCGCTCGGCAAGGTCACCGAAGTGACCGAGCGCGCCATGGCGGCGCTGAAGCAGACCGACGAGGGCTGA
- the rpmD gene encoding 50S ribosomal protein L30, producing the protein MARLKITQTKSYIGSKQNHRDTLRSLGLKRLNDSVVKEDRPEFRGMANTVRHLVTVEEVD; encoded by the coding sequence ATGGCTCGCCTCAAGATCACGCAGACGAAGTCGTACATCGGCAGCAAGCAGAACCACCGCGACACCCTGCGTTCGCTCGGGCTCAAGCGCCTGAACGACTCGGTTGTCAAGGAGGACCGCCCCGAGTTCCGCGGAATGGCCAACACCGTCCGCCACCTCGTGACGGTTGAGGAGGTTGACTGA
- the rplR gene encoding 50S ribosomal protein L18 — translation MAYGVKIAKGDAYKRAARKRRHIRVRKHMSGSPERPRLVVTRSNRHIVAQVIDDIAGHTLASASTLDTSIRGGEGDKSAQAQQVGALVAERAKAAGVEAVVFDRGGNQYAGRIAALADAAREAGLKF, via the coding sequence ATGGCATACGGTGTGAAGATCGCCAAGGGCGACGCTTACAAGCGCGCTGCTCGCAAGCGCCGCCACATCCGCGTCCGCAAGCACATGTCGGGTTCGCCGGAGCGTCCCCGTCTGGTCGTGACGCGTTCCAACCGCCACATCGTGGCCCAGGTCATCGACGACATCGCGGGCCACACGCTCGCGTCGGCGTCGACCCTGGACACCTCGATCCGTGGTGGCGAGGGTGACAAGAGCGCTCAGGCCCAGCAGGTCGGCGCCCTGGTCGCCGAGCGTGCCAAGGCCGCAGGCGTCGAGGCCGTCGTGTTTGACCGCGGTGGTAACCAGTACGCCGGGCGGATTGCCGCTCTGGCTGACGCCGCCCGTGAAGCCGGGCTGAAGTTCTAA
- a CDS encoding DNA-directed RNA polymerase subunit alpha, with product MLIAQRPSLTEEVVDEFRSRFVIEPLEPGFGYTLGNSLRRTLLSSIPGAAVTSIRIDGVLHEFTTVPGVKEDVTDLILNIKQLVVSSEHDEPVVMYLRKQGPGLVTAADIAPPAGVEVHNPDLVLATLNGKGKLEMELTVERGRGYVSAVQNKQVGQEIGRIPVDSIYSPVLKVTYKVEATRVEQRTDFDKLIVDVETKQAMRPRDAMASAGKTLVELFGLARELNIDAEGIDMGPSPTDAALAADLALPIEELELTVRSYNCLKREGIHSVGELVARSEADLLDIRNFGAKSIDEVKAKLAGMGLALKDSPPGFDPTAAADAFGADDDADAGFVETEQY from the coding sequence ATGCTTATCGCTCAGCGTCCGTCGCTGACCGAAGAGGTCGTCGACGAATTCCGCTCCCGGTTCGTGATCGAGCCGCTGGAGCCGGGCTTCGGCTACACCCTCGGCAACTCCCTGCGCCGTACCCTCCTCTCCTCGATCCCCGGTGCCGCTGTCACCAGCATCCGGATCGACGGTGTCCTGCACGAGTTCACCACCGTGCCGGGCGTCAAGGAGGACGTCACCGACCTCATCCTCAACATCAAGCAGCTGGTCGTCTCCTCGGAGCACGACGAGCCGGTCGTGATGTACCTGCGCAAGCAGGGCCCGGGTCTGGTCACCGCCGCCGACATCGCGCCCCCGGCCGGTGTCGAGGTGCACAACCCCGACCTCGTTCTCGCCACGCTCAACGGCAAGGGCAAGCTGGAGATGGAGCTGACCGTCGAGCGCGGTCGCGGCTACGTCTCCGCCGTCCAGAACAAGCAGGTCGGCCAGGAGATCGGCCGGATCCCGGTCGACTCCATCTACTCGCCGGTGCTCAAGGTCACGTACAAGGTCGAGGCGACCCGTGTCGAGCAGCGCACCGACTTCGACAAGCTGATCGTCGACGTCGAGACCAAGCAGGCCATGCGTCCCCGTGACGCCATGGCGTCGGCCGGTAAGACCCTGGTCGAGCTGTTCGGTCTGGCGCGCGAGCTCAACATCGACGCCGAGGGCATCGACATGGGCCCGTCCCCGACGGACGCCGCGCTCGCCGCCGATCTGGCGCTGCCGATCGAGGAGCTGGAGCTCACGGTCCGCTCGTACAACTGCCTCAAGCGCGAGGGCATCCACTCCGTGGGTGAGCTCGTGGCCCGTTCCGAGGCGGACCTTCTCGACATCCGCAACTTCGGTGCGAAGTCGATCGACGAGGTCAAGGCGAAGCTGGCCGGTATGGGCCTCGCGCTGAAGGACTCGCCTCCCGGCTTCGACCCGACCGCCGCCGCCGACGCCTTCGGCGCCGACGACGACGCGGACGCCGGTTTCGTGGAGACCGAGCAGTACTGA
- the rpmJ gene encoding 50S ribosomal protein L36, producing the protein MKVKPSVKKICDKCKVIRRHGRVMVICDNLRHKQRQG; encoded by the coding sequence ATGAAGGTCAAGCCGAGCGTCAAGAAGATCTGCGACAAGTGCAAGGTGATCCGCCGTCACGGTCGGGTCATGGTCATCTGCGACAACCTGCGCCACAAGCAGCGCCAGGGCTGA
- the rplF gene encoding 50S ribosomal protein L6, whose protein sequence is MSRIGKLPIQVPAGVDVTIDGRTVAVKGPKGSLTHTVAAPIEVSKGEDGVLNVSRPNDERQNKALHGLSRTLVANMITGVTTGYSKALEISGVGYRVQAKGSNLEFALGYSHPILIEAPEGITFKVESPTKLSVEGIDKQKVGEVAANIRKLRKPDPYKAKGVKYAGEVIRRKVGKAGK, encoded by the coding sequence ATGTCGCGAATCGGCAAGCTCCCCATCCAGGTTCCCGCCGGTGTGGACGTCACCATCGATGGCCGTACGGTCGCCGTGAAGGGCCCCAAGGGTTCCCTCACGCACACCGTTGCCGCGCCGATCGAGGTCTCCAAGGGTGAGGACGGCGTGCTCAACGTCTCCCGCCCGAACGACGAGCGTCAGAACAAGGCCCTCCACGGCCTGTCCCGCACGCTGGTGGCGAACATGATCACCGGTGTGACCACGGGTTACAGCAAGGCGCTCGAGATCAGCGGTGTCGGTTACCGCGTCCAGGCGAAGGGCTCCAACCTGGAGTTCGCCCTGGGCTACAGCCACCCGATCCTCATCGAGGCTCCGGAAGGCATCACCTTCAAGGTCGAGTCGCCCACGAAGCTCAGCGTCGAGGGCATCGACAAGCAGAAGGTCGGCGAGGTAGCCGCCAACATCCGCAAGCTGCGGAAGCCCGACCCGTACAAGGCCAAGGGCGTCAAGTACGCGGGCGAGGTCATCCGCCGCAAGGTCGGAAAGGCTGGTAAGTAG
- the rplO gene encoding 50S ribosomal protein L15 — protein sequence MAENSPLKAHNLRPAPGAKTAKTRVGRGEASKGKTAGRGTKGTKARYQVPERFEGGQMPLHMRLPKLKGFKNPFRTEYQVVNLDKLATLYPEGGEVTVADLVAKGAVRNNHLVKVLGQGEISVALQVSVDAVSGSAKEKITAAGGTVTELV from the coding sequence ATGGCGGAGAACAGCCCGCTGAAGGCCCACAACCTCCGGCCTGCCCCGGGCGCCAAGACCGCCAAGACCCGTGTGGGTCGTGGTGAGGCGTCCAAGGGTAAGACCGCAGGCCGTGGTACCAAGGGTACGAAGGCCCGTTACCAGGTTCCGGAGCGCTTCGAGGGTGGCCAGATGCCCCTCCACATGCGTCTCCCGAAGCTCAAGGGCTTCAAGAACCCGTTCCGCACGGAGTACCAGGTCGTGAACCTGGACAAGCTCGCGACGCTCTACCCCGAGGGTGGAGAGGTCACGGTGGCCGACCTGGTCGCCAAGGGCGCTGTGCGCAACAACCACCTCGTCAAGGTCCTCGGACAGGGCGAGATCTCCGTGGCGCTTCAGGTTTCGGTTGACGCCGTCTCCGGTTCCGCCAAGGAGAAGATCACCGCCGCCGGCGGTACGGTCACCGAGCTCGTCTGA
- the secY gene encoding preprotein translocase subunit SecY, whose translation MFTAFARAFKTPDLRKKLLFTLGIIVIYRLGAHVPAPGVDYAKVQQCIDQADSGGLLGLMQMFSGGALLQITIFALGIMPYITASIILQLLTVVIPRLEALKKEGQAGTAKITQYTRYLTVALAVLQGTGLVATARSGALFQNCSVGSQIVADKSIFTTLVMVITMTAGTACVMWLGELITDRGIGNGMSILMFISIAATFPGALWAIKESGKLADGWIEFGTVILIGFVMVALVVFVEQAQRRIPVQYAKRMIGRRSYGGTSTYIPLKVNQAGVIPVIFASSLLFIPSLIVQFSGSNAGWATWIQDHFVTGNHPYYISVYFVLIVFFAFFYVAISFNPDEVADNMKKYGGFIPGIRAGRPTAEYLSYVLNRITWPGSLYLGLIALVPTMALAGFGGANQNFPFGGTSILIIVGVGLETVKQIESQLQQRNYEGFLR comes from the coding sequence GTGTTCACCGCGTTCGCCCGAGCGTTCAAGACGCCCGACCTGCGCAAGAAGCTGCTCTTCACGCTCGGCATCATCGTGATCTACCGGCTCGGGGCGCACGTCCCGGCCCCCGGGGTCGACTACGCGAAGGTGCAGCAGTGCATCGACCAGGCCGATTCGGGTGGCCTGCTCGGTCTGATGCAGATGTTCAGCGGCGGCGCTCTGCTGCAGATCACCATCTTCGCGCTCGGCATCATGCCGTACATCACGGCCAGCATCATCCTTCAGCTGCTGACCGTCGTGATTCCCCGACTGGAAGCCCTCAAGAAGGAGGGGCAGGCGGGCACGGCCAAGATCACGCAGTACACGCGTTATCTGACCGTCGCGCTGGCCGTCCTCCAGGGCACCGGCCTCGTCGCCACCGCCCGGAGCGGGGCGCTGTTCCAGAACTGCTCCGTGGGCAGTCAGATCGTCGCCGACAAGTCGATCTTCACCACCCTGGTGATGGTCATCACCATGACCGCCGGTACCGCCTGCGTGATGTGGCTCGGTGAGCTCATCACCGACCGCGGCATCGGCAACGGCATGTCGATCCTCATGTTCATCTCGATCGCCGCCACGTTCCCCGGCGCCCTGTGGGCCATCAAGGAGAGCGGCAAGCTGGCCGACGGCTGGATCGAGTTCGGCACGGTTATCCTCATCGGCTTCGTGATGGTCGCCCTCGTCGTCTTCGTCGAGCAGGCCCAGCGCCGCATCCCGGTGCAGTACGCGAAGCGCATGATCGGGCGCCGTTCCTACGGCGGTACGTCGACGTACATCCCGCTCAAGGTGAACCAGGCGGGTGTGATTCCCGTCATCTTCGCCTCGTCGCTGCTCTTCATCCCGTCACTGATCGTCCAGTTCTCCGGATCCAACGCAGGCTGGGCCACCTGGATCCAGGACCACTTCGTGACGGGTAACCACCCGTACTACATCTCGGTGTACTTCGTACTCATCGTGTTCTTCGCCTTCTTCTACGTGGCCATTTCGTTCAACCCCGACGAAGTCGCCGACAACATGAAGAAGTATGGTGGCTTCATCCCGGGCATCCGGGCAGGTCGACCTACTGCCGAGTACCTGAGCTACGTGCTCAACAGGATCACTTGGCCGGGCTCGCTGTACCTGGGCCTGATCGCTCTTGTGCCGACGATGGCGTTGGCAGGCTTCGGCGGGGCGAACCAGAACTTCCCGTTCGGCGGGACGAGCATCCTCATCATCGTGGGTGTGGGTCTGGAAACCGTGAAGCAGATCGAGAGTCAGCTCCAGCAGCGCAATTACGAAGGGTTCCTCCGCTGA
- the rpsK gene encoding 30S ribosomal protein S11 has translation MPPKGRQGAAKKVRRKEKKNVAHGHAHIKSTFNNTIVSITDPSGNVISWASAGHVGFKGSRKSTPFAAQMAAESAARRAQEHGMRKVDVFVKGPGSGRETAIRSLQATGLEVGSIQDVTPTPHNGCRPPKRRRV, from the coding sequence ATGCCCCCCAAGGGTCGTCAGGGCGCAGCCAAGAAGGTGCGTCGCAAGGAAAAGAAGAACGTCGCTCACGGCCACGCGCACATCAAGAGCACGTTCAACAACACCATCGTCTCGATCACGGACCCCTCGGGCAACGTGATCTCCTGGGCCTCCGCCGGACACGTCGGCTTCAAGGGCTCGCGCAAGTCCACCCCCTTCGCCGCGCAGATGGCCGCCGAGTCGGCCGCCCGCCGCGCGCAGGAGCACGGCATGCGCAAGGTCGACGTCTTCGTCAAGGGTCCCGGCTCCGGCCGTGAGACCGCGATCCGCTCCCTCCAGGCCACGGGCCTCGAGGTCGGTTCGATCCAGGACGTCACCCCGACGCCGCACAACGGCTGCCGTCCGCCGAAGCGTCGCCGCGTCTGA
- the infA gene encoding translation initiation factor IF-1 produces the protein MAKKQGAIEIEGTVIESLPNAMFKVELQNGHKVLAHISGKMRMHYIRILPDDRVVVELSPYDLTRGRIVYRYK, from the coding sequence GTGGCCAAGAAGCAAGGTGCCATCGAGATTGAGGGCACCGTGATCGAGTCCCTCCCGAACGCAATGTTCAAGGTGGAGCTCCAGAACGGTCACAAGGTCCTGGCGCACATCAGCGGCAAGATGCGGATGCACTACATCCGTATCCTCCCGGATGACCGGGTCGTGGTGGAGCTCTCTCCGTACGACCTGACGCGTGGCCGGATCGTCTACCGCTACAAGTAG
- the rpsE gene encoding 30S ribosomal protein S5, protein MAGPQRRGSGAGGGERRDRKGRDGGASAAEKTAYVERVVAINRVAKVVKGGRRFSFTALVVVGDGDGTVGVGYGKAKEVPAAIAKGVEEAKKNFFKVPRIQGTIPHPITGEKAAGVVLLKPASPGTGVIAGGPVRAVLECAGVHDILSKSLGSSNAINIVHATVAALQGLQRPEEIAARRGLPLEDVAPAALLRARAGAGA, encoded by the coding sequence ATGGCTGGACCCCAGCGCCGCGGAAGCGGTGCCGGTGGCGGCGAGCGGCGGGACCGGAAGGGCCGTGACGGTGGCGCCAGCGCCGCCGAGAAGACCGCGTACGTCGAGCGCGTCGTCGCGATCAACCGCGTCGCCAAGGTTGTGAAGGGTGGTCGTCGCTTCAGCTTCACCGCGCTGGTCGTGGTGGGCGATGGTGACGGCACCGTCGGTGTCGGATACGGCAAGGCCAAGGAAGTTCCCGCGGCCATCGCCAAGGGTGTCGAAGAGGCCAAGAAGAACTTCTTCAAGGTCCCCCGCATCCAGGGCACCATCCCTCACCCGATCACGGGCGAGAAGGCTGCGGGCGTCGTCCTGCTCAAGCCGGCTTCCCCCGGTACCGGTGTTATCGCCGGTGGCCCGGTGCGTGCCGTGCTCGAGTGCGCCGGCGTTCACGACATCCTGTCGAAGTCGCTTGGCTCGTCCAACGCGATCAACATCGTGCATGCGACCGTGGCGGCCCTCCAGGGCCTTCAGCGTCCCGAGGAGATCGCGGCCCGCCGCGGTCTGCCCCTCGAGGACGTCGCCCCCGCGGCTCTGCTCCGTGCACGTGCGGGAGCGGGTGCGTAA
- the map gene encoding type I methionyl aminopeptidase, translating into MVQIKTPEQIAKMREAGLVVAAIHAATREAAVPGATTKDLDQVARKVIADHGAKSNFLGYGGFPATICTSVNEVVVHGIPDDRTVLKDGDIISIDAGAIVDGWHGDAAYTAFVGTGHAPELVELSRVTEESMWAGIAAMKVNNRLVDISKAIESYIRRQPRPATGKYGIIEDFGGHGIGTEMHMDPHLLNYVSRKRGKGIKLVPGVCLAIEPMVSLGTARTETLGDDWTVITTDGTWSSHWEHSIALTEQGPLVLTAPDCGRAKLAEYGIEAAPDPLG; encoded by the coding sequence ATGGTGCAGATCAAGACCCCCGAGCAGATCGCGAAGATGCGCGAGGCGGGGCTGGTGGTCGCTGCCATTCACGCGGCCACCCGTGAGGCGGCCGTGCCCGGCGCCACCACGAAGGACCTGGACCAGGTCGCCCGCAAGGTGATCGCCGACCACGGGGCGAAGTCGAACTTCCTCGGTTACGGCGGGTTCCCCGCGACCATCTGCACCTCGGTGAACGAGGTCGTGGTCCACGGCATCCCGGACGACAGGACGGTCCTCAAGGACGGCGACATCATCTCGATCGACGCCGGCGCGATCGTGGACGGCTGGCACGGCGACGCCGCGTACACCGCCTTCGTGGGCACCGGTCACGCTCCGGAGCTGGTGGAACTCTCCCGGGTGACCGAGGAGTCGATGTGGGCCGGGATCGCCGCGATGAAGGTGAACAACCGCCTCGTCGACATCTCCAAGGCGATCGAGTCCTACATCCGCCGCCAGCCCCGCCCGGCCACCGGCAAGTACGGGATCATCGAGGACTTCGGCGGCCACGGCATCGGCACCGAGATGCACATGGACCCGCACCTGCTGAACTACGTCTCCCGCAAGCGCGGCAAGGGCATCAAGCTGGTCCCGGGCGTCTGCCTGGCGATCGAGCCCATGGTCTCGCTCGGCACGGCGCGTACGGAGACCCTGGGCGACGACTGGACCGTCATCACGACGGACGGCACCTGGTCCTCGCACTGGGAGCACTCCATCGCCCTGACGGAGCAGGGACCGCTGGTCCTGACCGCCCCGGACTGCGGCAGGGCGAAGCTCGCGGAGTACGGCATCGAGGCCGCGCCCGACCCGCTGGGCTGA
- the rpsH gene encoding 30S ribosomal protein S8, protein MTMTDPIADMLTRLRNANSAYHDDVSMPHSKIKSHIAEILQQEGFITGWKVEDAEVGKNLVLELKFGPNRERSIAGIKRISKPGLRVYAKSTNLPKVLGGLGVAIISTSHGLLTGQQAGKKGVGGEVLAYVW, encoded by the coding sequence ATGACCATGACTGATCCCATCGCAGACATGCTCACGCGTCTGCGTAACGCGAACTCGGCATATCACGACGATGTCTCGATGCCGCACAGCAAGATCAAGTCGCACATCGCGGAGATCCTCCAGCAGGAGGGCTTCATCACCGGCTGGAAGGTCGAGGACGCCGAGGTCGGCAAGAACCTCGTCCTCGAGCTGAAGTTCGGCCCGAACCGCGAGCGCTCGATCGCCGGCATCAAGCGGATTTCGAAGCCGGGTCTGCGTGTATACGCAAAGTCCACCAACCTGCCGAAGGTCCTCGGCGGTCTGGGCGTGGCGATCATCTCCACGTCCCACGGCCTCCTGACCGGCCAGCAGGCAGGCAAGAAGGGCGTAGGTGGGGAAGTCCTCGCCTACGTCTGGTAG